One part of the Methylobacterium terrae genome encodes these proteins:
- the dxs gene encoding 1-deoxy-D-xylulose-5-phosphate synthase, producing the protein MSDLVLPLLDRVRVPADLRQLPESDLTQLAAELRAETIDAVSVTGGHLGAGLGVIELTVALHYVFNTPDDRIIWDVGHQAYPHKILTGRRDRIRTLRQGGGLSGFTKRSESPYDPFGAAHSSTSISAGLGMAIGRDLADAAAKARGETPPRRNVVAVIGDGSISAGMAYEAMNNAGALKSRLVVILNDNDMSIAPPVGAMSSYLARLVSGDTYRSLRDTAKQFGRLLPKAIYDTAARAEEYARGILAGGGTMFEELGFHYVGPIDGHNLDHLLPVLKNVRDAPDGPVLVHVVTQKGKGYAPAEAAADRGHAVVKFDVVSGKQTKAKPNAPAYTRVFGESLIKAADADDKVVAITAAMPSGTGVDLFSKAHPERTFDVGIAEQHAVTFAAGLATEGFKPFCAIYSTFLQRGYDQLVHDVALQNLPVRFALDRAGLVGADGATHAGAFDLAYLCCLPNMTVMAAADEAELVHMVATAHAHDTGPIAFRYPRGEGVGVELPERGEALAIGKGRVIRRPEGARVALLSLGTRLAEALKAAERLEAAGIGVTVADARFAKPLDEALILDLAGSHEVLVTLEEGSVGGFGAMVLHLLSSRGALDDGKVRVRTLTLPDSYQEHDTPDRMYAEAGLDAASIVTAVEAILPARGAAAELGGRLRLA; encoded by the coding sequence GTGTCCGATCTGGTTCTTCCCCTCCTCGACCGCGTCCGCGTCCCCGCGGACCTGCGCCAGCTGCCCGAGAGCGACCTGACGCAGCTCGCCGCGGAGCTGCGCGCCGAGACCATCGACGCCGTCTCGGTCACCGGCGGCCATCTCGGCGCGGGCCTCGGCGTCATCGAGCTCACCGTCGCCCTCCACTACGTCTTCAACACCCCCGACGACCGCATCATCTGGGACGTCGGCCACCAGGCCTACCCCCACAAGATCCTCACCGGACGCCGCGACCGCATCCGCACGCTGCGCCAGGGCGGCGGCCTCTCGGGCTTCACCAAGCGCTCCGAGAGCCCCTACGACCCCTTCGGCGCGGCGCATTCCTCCACCTCCATCTCCGCGGGCCTCGGCATGGCCATCGGCCGCGACCTCGCGGACGCCGCCGCGAAGGCCCGCGGCGAGACGCCGCCGCGCCGCAACGTCGTGGCCGTCATCGGCGACGGCTCGATCTCGGCCGGCATGGCCTACGAGGCGATGAACAATGCCGGCGCGTTGAAGTCGCGCCTCGTCGTCATCCTCAACGACAACGACATGTCGATCGCGCCCCCGGTCGGCGCCATGTCGTCCTACCTCGCGCGGCTCGTCTCGGGCGACACCTACCGGAGCTTGCGCGACACCGCCAAGCAGTTCGGTCGCCTCCTGCCGAAGGCGATCTACGACACCGCCGCGCGGGCGGAAGAGTACGCGCGCGGCATCCTGGCCGGCGGCGGCACGATGTTCGAGGAACTCGGCTTCCACTACGTCGGCCCGATCGACGGCCACAACCTCGACCACCTGCTCCCCGTCCTCAAGAACGTGCGCGACGCGCCCGACGGCCCGGTGCTGGTCCACGTCGTGACCCAGAAGGGCAAGGGCTACGCGCCGGCCGAGGCCGCCGCCGACCGCGGCCACGCGGTGGTGAAGTTCGACGTGGTGTCGGGCAAGCAGACCAAGGCCAAGCCCAACGCCCCGGCCTATACCCGCGTGTTCGGCGAGAGCCTGATCAAGGCGGCGGACGCCGACGACAAGGTGGTGGCGATCACCGCCGCGATGCCGTCGGGGACGGGCGTCGACCTGTTCTCGAAGGCGCATCCGGAGCGGACCTTCGACGTCGGCATCGCCGAGCAGCACGCGGTGACCTTCGCGGCGGGCCTGGCGACGGAGGGGTTCAAGCCGTTCTGCGCGATCTACTCGACGTTTCTGCAGCGCGGCTACGACCAGCTGGTGCACGACGTGGCGCTGCAGAACCTGCCCGTGCGCTTCGCGCTGGACCGGGCCGGGCTGGTGGGTGCGGACGGTGCGACGCATGCGGGCGCGTTCGACCTGGCGTATCTGTGCTGCCTGCCGAACATGACGGTGATGGCGGCGGCCGACGAGGCCGAGCTGGTGCACATGGTGGCAACCGCGCACGCGCACGACACCGGCCCGATCGCGTTCCGCTATCCGCGGGGCGAGGGCGTGGGTGTCGAGCTGCCGGAGCGGGGCGAGGCGCTGGCGATCGGCAAGGGCCGGGTGATCCGGCGTCCCGAGGGCGCGCGGGTGGCGCTTCTGAGCCTCGGCACGCGCCTGGCGGAAGCGCTGAAGGCGGCGGAGCGTCTGGAAGCGGCAGGCATCGGCGTGACGGTGGCGGATGCGCGGTTCGCCAAGCCGCTGGACGAGGCGCTGATCCTGGACCTGGCGGGCAGCCACGAGGTCCTGGTGACGCTGGAAGAGGGGTCGGTGGGCGGCTTCGGGGCGATGGTGCTGCACCTTTTGTCGTCGCGCGGGGCGCTGGACGACGGCAAGGTGCGGGTGCGGACGCTGACCTTGCCGGACAGCTACCAGGAGCACGACACGCCGGATCGGATGTACGCGGAGGCCGGGCTCGACGCGGCGTCGATCGTCACGGCCGTCGAGGCGATCCTGCCGGCGCGCGGCGCAGCGGCCGAGCTGGGCGGGCGCCTGCGCCTCGCCTGA
- a CDS encoding DNA/RNA non-specific endonuclease yields the protein MTRIVPPPARGALLLLLLVLPGPALARTCPEHFAGGTLPALSNPRLSADTALLCYQAFAVLYSGLSRTPLYAVEHLTAARVEAARRVDRVDAFHEEEQLPEAARSELSDYAGSGWDRGHMAPSGDMPTPSAQAESFSLANIVPQNPDDNRRLWAGIESSVRALAIERGDLFVVTGPLFEGASVQSLRGRVLIPTRLFKAVYDANRGEAGVYLARNAAGDAWEAISLEQLAAIGGIVAFPDLPDSVRRRVMALPEPRRDEYAGGPRSRREPGFLDWLAAELRRAARRAWRDFLRSLF from the coding sequence GTGACCCGGATCGTGCCGCCGCCGGCCCGCGGCGCCCTTCTCCTCCTGCTGCTCGTCCTGCCGGGTCCGGCGCTGGCGCGCACCTGTCCGGAGCACTTCGCCGGCGGCACGCTCCCGGCGCTGTCCAATCCGCGCCTCTCCGCAGACACCGCGCTCCTGTGCTACCAGGCCTTCGCGGTGCTCTATTCAGGTCTCTCGCGCACGCCCCTCTACGCCGTCGAGCACCTCACCGCCGCGCGGGTCGAGGCCGCCCGCCGGGTCGACCGGGTCGACGCCTTCCACGAGGAGGAGCAGTTGCCGGAAGCGGCGCGCTCCGAACTCTCGGATTACGCCGGCAGCGGCTGGGACCGGGGCCACATGGCGCCCTCCGGCGACATGCCGACCCCGAGCGCGCAAGCCGAGTCCTTCAGCCTCGCCAACATCGTGCCGCAGAACCCGGACGACAACCGCCGGCTCTGGGCCGGGATCGAGAGCAGCGTCAGGGCGCTGGCGATCGAGCGCGGCGACCTCTTCGTCGTCACCGGACCGCTGTTCGAGGGCGCGAGCGTGCAATCCCTGCGCGGCCGGGTGCTGATCCCGACCCGGCTGTTCAAGGCGGTCTACGACGCCAATCGCGGCGAGGCGGGAGTCTACCTCGCCCGCAACGCCGCGGGCGACGCCTGGGAGGCGATCTCCCTCGAGCAGCTCGCCGCGATCGGCGGCATCGTCGCGTTCCCGGACCTGCCGGATTCCGTCCGCCGCCGCGTCATGGCGCTGCCCGAGCCGCGGCGCGACGAGTATGCCGGAGGCCCGCGCAGCCGCCGCGAGCCCGGCTTCCTCGACTGGCTCGCCGCCGAGCTGCGCCGCGCCGCCCGCCGCGCCTGGCGCGACTTCCTCCGCTCGCTGTTCTGA
- the ettA gene encoding energy-dependent translational throttle protein EttA: MAREFIYHMRGLTKTYSSGKKVLDNVHLSFYPDAKIGVLGVNGAGKSTLLRIMAGIDTEFNGDGFVAEGARVGYLPQEPQLDPDKTVRENVMEGVAESQAILDRYNELAMNYSEETADEMTRLQDEIEAKGLWDLDSKVDQAMDALRCPGDDVAVATLSGGERRRVALCRLLLWQPELLLLDEPTNHLDAETVGWLEGHLRSYPGAILIVTHDRYFLDNVTSWILELDRGRGIPYEGNYSSWLVQKQKRLAQEGREEESRQRTIEREQEWVSASPKARQAKSKARIARYEDLVAKAQEKGPSTAQIVIPIAERLGNNVIEFDHLEKAFGDRLLIDDLSFKLPPGGIVGVIGPNGAGKTTLFRMINGLETPDKGDIRVGESVKLGYVDQSRDALNPDATVWQEISGGNDILYLGKREINSRAYCGAFNFKGSDQQKKVGVLSGGERNRVHLAKILKSGANVLLLDEPTNDLDVDTLRALEEALEDYAGCAVIISHDRWFLDRIATHILAFEGDSHVEWFEGNFADYEADKKRRLGVDSTIPHRIKYKKFSR; this comes from the coding sequence ATGGCCCGTGAATTCATCTACCACATGCGGGGTCTGACCAAGACCTATTCCAGCGGCAAGAAGGTGCTCGACAACGTGCACCTGTCCTTCTACCCGGACGCCAAGATCGGCGTGCTCGGCGTCAACGGTGCCGGCAAGTCGACGCTCTTGCGCATCATGGCGGGCATCGACACCGAGTTCAACGGCGACGGGTTCGTGGCCGAGGGCGCGCGGGTCGGCTACCTGCCGCAGGAGCCGCAGCTCGATCCGGACAAGACCGTCCGCGAGAACGTGATGGAGGGCGTCGCCGAGTCCCAGGCGATCCTCGACCGCTACAACGAGCTCGCGATGAACTACTCCGAGGAGACGGCGGACGAGATGACCCGCCTCCAGGACGAGATCGAGGCCAAGGGCCTGTGGGATCTCGATTCCAAGGTCGACCAGGCGATGGATGCACTTCGCTGCCCGGGCGACGACGTGGCGGTGGCCACCCTGTCGGGCGGCGAGCGCCGCCGCGTCGCGCTGTGCCGCCTGCTGCTGTGGCAGCCCGAGCTCCTGCTCCTCGACGAGCCGACCAACCACCTCGACGCCGAGACCGTGGGCTGGCTCGAAGGGCACCTGCGCTCCTATCCGGGCGCGATCCTGATCGTCACCCACGACCGCTACTTCCTCGACAACGTCACGAGCTGGATCCTCGAGCTCGATCGCGGGCGGGGCATCCCCTACGAGGGCAACTACTCGTCCTGGCTGGTCCAGAAGCAGAAGCGCCTCGCCCAGGAGGGCCGCGAGGAGGAGTCGCGCCAGCGTACCATCGAGCGCGAGCAGGAATGGGTCTCGGCCTCGCCGAAGGCCCGGCAGGCCAAGTCCAAGGCCCGCATCGCCCGCTACGAGGACCTCGTCGCCAAGGCGCAGGAGAAAGGCCCCTCGACCGCCCAGATCGTCATCCCGATCGCCGAGCGGCTCGGCAACAACGTCATCGAGTTCGACCACCTGGAGAAGGCCTTCGGCGACCGGCTGCTGATCGACGACCTGTCGTTCAAGCTGCCGCCGGGCGGCATCGTCGGGGTGATCGGCCCGAACGGCGCCGGCAAGACCACCCTGTTCCGGATGATCAACGGCCTCGAGACGCCCGACAAGGGCGACATCCGCGTCGGCGAGAGCGTCAAGCTCGGCTACGTCGACCAGTCCCGCGACGCGCTGAACCCCGACGCCACCGTGTGGCAGGAGATTTCCGGCGGCAACGACATCCTGTATCTCGGCAAGCGCGAGATCAACAGCAGAGCCTATTGCGGCGCCTTCAACTTCAAGGGCTCCGACCAGCAGAAGAAGGTCGGCGTGCTGTCGGGCGGCGAGCGCAACCGCGTCCACCTCGCCAAGATCCTGAAGAGCGGTGCCAACGTGCTGCTGCTCGACGAGCCGACCAACGACCTCGACGTCGACACCCTCCGTGCCCTCGAAGAAGCGCTGGAGGATTACGCCGGCTGCGCGGTGATCATCAGCCACGATCGCTGGTTCCTCGACCGGATCGCGACCCACATCCTCGCCTTCGAGGGCGACAGCCACGTCGAGTGGTTCGAGGGCAACTTCGCCGATTACGAGGCGGACAAGAAGCGGCGCCTCGGCGTCGATTCCACCATCCCGCACCGGATCAAGTACAAGAAGTTCAGCCGCTGA
- a CDS encoding polysaccharide biosynthesis/export family protein: MVRVGLPAVLAAACLVGGCSGFLPAAGPTASAVAEGADIATDQGLLARYEIVDVNAAVVEALRGRPLDSLLASFGDQRPSVQPVIGVGDAVTVTIWEAGSGGLFSAPMMGGMSTGSKSSSIPEQIVARDGTISVPYAGRIKVAGKRAPDVQAQIEQELAGKAIQPQVLLTVNSPLSTSVTVLGEAAAAGGGAARLAASRAVGPVSNLGGGRVPLTEKGDRLLDVIATAGGVSAPVNETFVRLSRGATTATVPLTAVVSNPRENIFLRPGDTLTLVRDPQTFLAVGATGANYEIPFSAEGITLAQALAKSGGLRDFQADPAGVFVFRFEPASVVRRLHPGSPLLTANFVPVVYRINMRDPNSLFVSQAFRMRNRDLVYVSNAPFTEVQKVLSVFSTVTAPLASGASLYSATR, translated from the coding sequence ATGGTGCGCGTCGGTTTGCCAGCGGTCCTGGCGGCGGCTTGCCTCGTCGGGGGTTGCAGCGGCTTCCTGCCTGCGGCCGGCCCGACGGCGAGCGCGGTCGCGGAGGGCGCCGACATCGCCACCGACCAGGGCCTGCTCGCCCGCTACGAGATCGTGGACGTCAACGCCGCCGTGGTCGAGGCCCTGCGCGGCCGGCCCCTCGACAGCCTGCTCGCCTCCTTCGGCGACCAGCGCCCCTCGGTGCAGCCGGTGATCGGCGTCGGCGATGCCGTGACGGTGACGATCTGGGAGGCCGGCAGCGGCGGCCTGTTCTCCGCCCCCATGATGGGGGGCATGTCCACCGGCTCGAAATCCTCCAGCATCCCCGAGCAGATCGTGGCCCGCGACGGCACGATCTCGGTGCCGTATGCCGGCCGCATCAAGGTCGCGGGCAAGCGCGCGCCGGACGTGCAGGCGCAGATCGAGCAGGAACTCGCCGGCAAGGCGATCCAGCCGCAGGTGCTCCTCACCGTGAACTCGCCGCTCAGCACCAGCGTCACGGTGCTGGGCGAAGCGGCGGCGGCCGGAGGCGGCGCCGCCCGCCTGGCGGCGTCCCGCGCCGTCGGACCGGTGTCCAACCTCGGCGGCGGCCGCGTGCCGCTGACCGAGAAGGGCGACCGCCTGCTCGACGTCATCGCCACGGCGGGGGGCGTCTCGGCGCCGGTGAACGAGACCTTCGTGCGGCTGTCGCGCGGCGCGACCACCGCGACGGTGCCCCTCACCGCGGTCGTCTCGAACCCCCGCGAGAACATCTTCCTGCGCCCGGGCGACACCCTCACCCTGGTGCGCGATCCGCAGACCTTCCTGGCGGTCGGCGCGACGGGGGCGAATTACGAGATTCCGTTCTCGGCCGAGGGCATCACGCTCGCCCAGGCGCTCGCCAAGTCCGGGGGGCTTCGCGACTTCCAGGCCGACCCGGCCGGCGTGTTCGTGTTCCGGTTCGAGCCGGCTTCGGTGGTGCGCCGCCTGCACCCGGGAAGCCCGCTCCTGACCGCGAACTTCGTGCCGGTGGTCTACCGGATCAACATGCGCGATCCCAACAGCCTGTTCGTTTCCCAGGCGTTCCGGATGCGCAACCGCGACCTCGTCTACGTCTCGAACGCGCCCTTCACCGAGGTCCAGAAGGTGCTCAGCGTCTTCTCCACCGTCACCGCGCCGCTCGCCTCCGGCGCCTCGCTCTACTCGGCGACCCGGTAG
- a CDS encoding capsule biosynthesis protein has translation MRADPARTVEPSRQESLPDSRQDSRKEARQGQRQVFLFLQGPITPYFARVADALEARGHRCLRVNLCFGDWMFWRRAGGVNFRGTRETWPAFIADLIDREGVTDLMLLGEQRYYHKVAIAAAKARDLNVTVTDFGYLRPDWITLERDGMSGDSCFPKDPDAVMALAAQAPEPDLVPRYRDSFWLQAVWDMGYHLMSNWLWWLYPGYKSHQVHHNALIYLGTGLHMLRAKRTGPRVDALVRRLREAGTTYYVLPLQMENDFQLRAYSPFFDLKTPIHAVIRSFAEHAPAESRLLVKIHPLDPGIRNWARIVRRSAEKWGVSDRVDFADGGDLGAMLDGCRGVVTVNSTVGLWSMRANKPTMTLGAAIYDIQGLTYQGALETFWTEAEPPRRELWDAFIKAIVANIQIRGVYYKAEGMAAAVEATASRLDLTQGAWLEVRSRARTLPEAADELSGIEALQNA, from the coding sequence GTGAGAGCTGATCCCGCGCGAACCGTCGAACCGAGCCGCCAGGAGTCCCTTCCGGACTCGCGCCAGGACTCGCGGAAGGAGGCCCGTCAGGGCCAGCGCCAGGTCTTCCTGTTCCTGCAGGGTCCGATCACGCCGTATTTCGCCCGGGTCGCCGACGCCCTGGAGGCGCGGGGCCACCGCTGCCTGCGGGTGAACCTCTGCTTCGGCGACTGGATGTTCTGGCGCCGGGCCGGCGGGGTCAACTTCCGCGGCACCCGGGAGACCTGGCCGGCCTTCATCGCCGACCTGATCGACCGCGAGGGCGTGACCGACCTGATGCTGCTCGGCGAGCAGCGCTACTACCACAAGGTCGCGATCGCCGCCGCCAAGGCCCGCGACCTGAACGTCACGGTGACGGATTTCGGCTACCTGCGGCCGGACTGGATCACGCTCGAGCGCGACGGCATGTCGGGCGACAGCTGCTTCCCCAAGGACCCGGACGCCGTGATGGCGCTGGCCGCGCAGGCGCCGGAGCCCGACCTGGTGCCGCGCTATCGCGACAGCTTCTGGCTCCAGGCCGTCTGGGACATGGGCTACCACCTGATGAGCAACTGGCTCTGGTGGCTCTATCCCGGCTACAAGTCGCACCAGGTGCACCACAATGCCCTGATCTATCTCGGCACCGGCCTGCACATGCTGCGCGCCAAGCGCACCGGCCCGCGGGTCGACGCCCTGGTGCGCCGCCTGCGGGAGGCCGGCACGACCTACTACGTGCTGCCGCTGCAGATGGAGAACGACTTCCAGCTGCGCGCCTACTCGCCGTTCTTCGACCTGAAGACGCCGATCCACGCGGTGATCCGCTCCTTCGCCGAGCACGCACCGGCCGAATCGCGCCTGCTGGTCAAGATCCATCCCCTCGATCCGGGCATCCGCAACTGGGCCCGCATCGTGCGCCGCTCGGCGGAGAAGTGGGGCGTGTCCGACCGGGTCGACTTCGCCGATGGCGGCGACCTCGGCGCGATGCTGGACGGCTGCCGCGGCGTCGTCACGGTCAACAGCACCGTCGGCCTGTGGTCGATGCGCGCCAACAAGCCGACCATGACGCTGGGTGCGGCGATCTACGACATCCAGGGCCTGACCTACCAGGGCGCGCTGGAGACGTTCTGGACGGAGGCCGAGCCGCCCCGGCGCGAGCTGTGGGACGCCTTCATCAAGGCGATCGTCGCCAACATCCAGATTCGTGGCGTCTACTACAAGGCCGAGGGCATGGCGGCAGCGGTGGAGGCGACGGCCTCCCGCCTCGACCTCACGCAGGGAGCCTGGCTCGAGGTCCGCTCGCGGGCCCGCACCCTGCCCGAGGCGGCCGACGAACTGTCGGGCATCGAGGCGCTGCAGAACGCCTGA
- a CDS encoding capsular polysaccharide biosynthesis protein: MDRGKLKRLWPRMPSESEGPGPRRSRRLGSEPTSRRVRLSDRWDEGFLRLGDARSERSLSYIIDGLGIHYDATAPSELEVMLEEGGWESDELMARARSGIARLRERRLSLDNDPRRRDLPAREAGRRRVVIVDQAVGDPTVGFGLAGASAFAAMLAAAASDAPEAERLVVMDPAAGSGRRGHIDAAAAEAAGARLVSDPVAAWSVAETSDRVYVVSAHAGFEAALAGTPVTCFGMPFYAGWGFTDDRLHLPRRTRRRQPEEVFAAAYLVCSRYFDPYTGAPARFEDAVAILDLVASRWRESAVPTLCVGFSAWKRDWIIRTLSAPGHRPVVRRGDAPVTAGELSQVRRVVTWASRMPAGTEAVCREVGVPLLRMEDGFLRSIGLGVALRPGASHVLDTAGVYYDATGPSDLERLLETGDFPPDLLARAARLREAVVAARVSKYNVGSAAMPAMPRPGPVVLVAGQVENDASIRLGAATVSGNAALLRLARERNPGAVIAFKPHPDVEAGLRPGWVPPDELAAHADVVLRDVSAIDAIEAADRIEVMTSLIGFEALLRGKAVTTHGLPFYAGWGLTDDPGCPRRTRRLTLDELVAGALILYPRYVDPRTGLPCPPEVLVQRLAAGDPELARRALTPEAVAKQVWSVIWRRVLRRG; the protein is encoded by the coding sequence ATGGATCGCGGCAAGCTGAAGCGGTTGTGGCCCCGGATGCCGTCGGAGTCGGAGGGGCCCGGCCCGCGGCGCTCGCGGCGCCTGGGCAGCGAGCCGACCTCGCGGCGGGTGCGCCTGAGCGACCGCTGGGACGAAGGCTTCCTGCGTCTCGGCGACGCCCGGTCCGAGCGCTCCTTGAGCTACATCATCGACGGCCTGGGCATCCACTACGACGCCACGGCGCCGAGCGAGCTCGAGGTGATGCTCGAGGAGGGCGGCTGGGAATCGGACGAGCTCATGGCCCGCGCCCGATCCGGAATCGCGCGCCTGCGCGAGCGGCGGCTCAGCCTCGACAACGATCCCCGGCGCCGCGACCTGCCGGCGCGCGAGGCCGGCCGCCGGCGCGTCGTCATCGTCGACCAGGCCGTCGGCGACCCGACCGTCGGCTTCGGCCTCGCCGGAGCCAGTGCCTTCGCGGCGATGCTGGCAGCGGCCGCATCCGATGCGCCGGAAGCCGAGCGCCTGGTGGTGATGGACCCCGCCGCCGGAAGCGGCCGGCGCGGCCACATCGACGCGGCGGCGGCGGAAGCGGCCGGCGCCCGCCTGGTGAGCGATCCCGTCGCCGCCTGGTCGGTGGCCGAGACCAGCGACCGGGTCTACGTCGTCTCGGCCCATGCCGGCTTCGAGGCGGCCCTTGCCGGCACGCCGGTGACCTGCTTCGGCATGCCCTTCTACGCCGGCTGGGGATTCACCGACGACCGGCTCCACCTGCCCCGGCGCACCCGCCGGCGGCAGCCGGAGGAGGTCTTCGCCGCCGCCTACCTCGTCTGCTCCCGCTACTTCGACCCCTATACGGGCGCGCCGGCCCGGTTCGAGGACGCCGTGGCGATCCTCGATCTCGTGGCGTCGCGCTGGCGCGAGAGCGCGGTGCCGACCCTCTGCGTCGGCTTCTCGGCCTGGAAGCGGGACTGGATCATCCGCACCCTGTCGGCGCCGGGCCACCGCCCGGTGGTGCGCCGGGGCGATGCGCCTGTCACCGCGGGCGAGCTGTCGCAGGTCCGGCGCGTGGTGACCTGGGCGAGCCGGATGCCGGCAGGAACCGAGGCCGTCTGCCGCGAGGTCGGCGTGCCGCTCCTGCGCATGGAGGACGGCTTCCTGCGCTCGATCGGCCTCGGCGTCGCCCTGCGGCCGGGTGCCTCGCACGTTCTCGACACCGCCGGCGTCTACTACGACGCGACCGGTCCGAGCGACCTCGAGCGGCTGCTCGAGACCGGGGACTTCCCGCCCGATCTCCTCGCCCGGGCGGCGCGTCTACGCGAGGCGGTGGTCGCCGCGCGGGTGAGCAAGTACAATGTCGGCAGCGCCGCGATGCCGGCGATGCCGCGGCCGGGCCCGGTGGTGCTCGTCGCCGGCCAGGTCGAGAACGACGCCTCGATCCGCCTCGGGGCTGCCACCGTCTCGGGCAACGCCGCGCTCCTGCGCCTCGCCCGCGAGCGCAACCCCGGCGCCGTCATCGCCTTCAAGCCCCATCCCGACGTCGAGGCTGGCCTGAGGCCGGGCTGGGTGCCGCCGGACGAGCTCGCCGCCCATGCAGACGTGGTCCTGCGCGATGTCTCGGCGATCGACGCCATCGAGGCGGCCGACCGCATCGAGGTCATGACCTCGCTGATCGGCTTCGAGGCGCTCCTGCGCGGCAAGGCGGTGACCACCCACGGCCTGCCGTTCTACGCCGGCTGGGGCCTGACCGACGATCCCGGCTGCCCGCGCCGCACCCGCCGCCTCACCCTCGACGAGCTGGTGGCCGGCGCCCTGATCCTCTACCCGCGCTACGTCGATCCGCGCACCGGCCTGCCCTGCCCGCCCGAGGTGCTGGTGCAGCGCCTCGCCGCCGGCGATCCCGAGCTGGCGCGCCGCGCCCTCACCCCCGAGGCGGTGGCAAAGCAGGTCTGGTCGGTGATCTGGCGCCGCGTGCTGCGGCGGGGGTGA
- a CDS encoding SDR family NAD(P)-dependent oxidoreductase: protein MPVILITGASSGIGAALAQHYAAPGTTLVLNARGAERLEAVAESCRRKGAAVEARALDVRDRDRVRAWIDDVAVRLGLDLVIANAGVNGGHPEGGLETEETAFLVLDVNLMGALNVALPAVARMAERGRGQVALISSLAAYAPLPDAPAYSGTKAALLAHGLALREKLAPKGVRMNVVCPGYVKTAMGADYEGWRPLEMSAEAAAKRIAKGLSRDEAVIAFPGLLAAAARGAALIPESWRRLGMRGFSFRMSERQQR from the coding sequence ATGCCCGTCATCCTGATCACCGGCGCGTCGAGCGGCATCGGCGCGGCCCTGGCGCAGCATTACGCCGCGCCCGGCACGACGCTGGTCCTGAACGCCCGCGGGGCCGAGCGCCTCGAGGCGGTGGCGGAGTCCTGCCGGCGCAAGGGCGCCGCGGTCGAGGCCCGCGCCCTCGACGTGCGCGACCGGGATCGCGTGCGGGCCTGGATCGACGACGTCGCCGTGCGGCTCGGCCTCGATCTCGTCATCGCCAATGCGGGGGTCAATGGCGGCCACCCGGAGGGCGGGCTCGAAACCGAGGAGACCGCCTTCCTGGTGCTCGACGTGAACCTGATGGGCGCCCTCAACGTGGCGCTCCCGGCGGTCGCCCGGATGGCGGAGCGGGGGCGGGGGCAGGTCGCGCTGATCTCGTCGCTCGCGGCCTACGCGCCGCTCCCCGACGCGCCGGCCTATAGCGGCACCAAGGCGGCGCTGCTCGCCCACGGCCTCGCCCTGCGCGAGAAGCTGGCACCGAAGGGCGTGCGGATGAACGTGGTCTGCCCCGGCTACGTGAAGACCGCGATGGGCGCCGATTACGAGGGCTGGCGCCCGCTCGAGATGAGCGCCGAGGCGGCGGCGAAGCGCATCGCCAAGGGCCTGTCGCGCGACGAGGCGGTGATCGCCTTCCCGGGCCTCCTCGCCGCGGCGGCGCGGGGCGCCGCGCTGATCCCGGAATCCTGGCGTCGGCTGGGCATGCGCGGCTTCAGCTTCCGGATGAGCGAGCGCCAGCAGCGCTGA
- a CDS encoding formyltransferase family protein — protein MRIALFTLEALPNARAVRRFVADNAARIAFVGLSDPERPSTGGLTGQVRRHLMRSGPGFLPYLAVNFGLPDLARGLAPATQALAGSRDVPEATPLRTLCRRLGLPHATIADVNGPETTGHLREHRADLILSFHFDQIFDAATLAAAPQGGLNVHPSLLPRHRGPVPTLHALLEDRPDFGVTVHRLAPAIDAGGILAQAPVALPEDVTASRAAILLHEAGRPLLEGVLAEAARTGALPEGRSVPVLPYCGFPTRAQLSDLKRRGRRLVDAGDLREAMSLSLRP, from the coding sequence GTGCGGATCGCCCTGTTCACCCTCGAGGCCCTGCCCAACGCCCGGGCCGTGCGCCGCTTCGTCGCCGACAACGCCGCGCGGATCGCCTTCGTGGGCCTGTCCGACCCCGAGCGGCCGAGCACCGGCGGGCTGACCGGCCAGGTGCGGCGCCACCTGATGCGCTCCGGCCCCGGCTTCCTGCCGTATCTGGCGGTCAATTTCGGCCTGCCCGACCTCGCCCGCGGGCTGGCGCCGGCGACGCAGGCGCTCGCCGGCAGCCGCGACGTGCCGGAGGCGACGCCTCTCAGAACGTTGTGCCGGCGCCTCGGCCTGCCGCACGCCACGATCGCCGACGTGAACGGGCCGGAGACGACCGGGCACCTGCGGGAGCACCGGGCCGACCTGATCCTGTCGTTCCACTTCGACCAGATCTTCGACGCCGCGACCCTGGCGGCAGCCCCCCAGGGCGGGCTCAACGTCCATCCCTCGCTGCTGCCGCGCCATCGCGGCCCGGTCCCGACCCTGCACGCGCTCCTGGAGGACAGGCCGGATTTCGGCGTCACGGTGCACCGGCTCGCCCCGGCGATCGATGCCGGCGGCATCCTGGCGCAGGCGCCGGTGGCCCTCCCGGAGGATGTCACCGCCTCGCGGGCGGCGATCCTGCTGCACGAGGCCGGGCGGCCGCTGCTGGAGGGCGTGCTGGCCGAGGCCGCGCGGACGGGCGCGCTGCCGGAGGGGCGCAGCGTCCCGGTCCTGCCCTATTGCGGGTTTCCGACGCGGGCGCAGCTCAGTGACCTGAAGCGCCGGGGCCGGAGGCTCGTCGATGCCGGGGATCTGCGGGAGGCGATGAGCCTGTCGCTCAGGCCGTAG